The Chryseobacterium nakagawai genome has a segment encoding these proteins:
- a CDS encoding amino acid permease: MSNENKTGQNETLVRGLTNRHIQLIALGGAIGTGLFLGIGPAAVLAGPSVILGYALAGIIAFFIMRQLGEMVVQEPVSGSFSHFAYKYWGNFPGFASGWNYWILYILVSMAELTAIGHYIHFWWPEIPLWVSSLFFFIVITALNLASVKVYGETEFWFSIIKVIAIIAMIVFGVYLLISGTGGEKATVSNLWNDGGFFPKGLFNKTETGFSGLFAAMAMIMFSFGGLELIGITAAEAKNPEKTIPQATNQVIYRILIFYVGALVILFSLSPWREITEGSSPFVMVFQNLNGLEFSLFGKVIQFNTLIANVLNLIVLTAALSVYNSSVYSNSRMLFGLAQQGNAPKFLKKLNNNSVPINAIIVSSCFAGICIIINKLVPEKAFQYLMALVVSTLIINWLMICYTHLKFKKSITKEGIQSKFPSIFYPISNYICIAFLVLILGLMSITGMEIQVILIPIWIGFLFAMYKLYKPN; encoded by the coding sequence ATGAGCAACGAAAATAAAACAGGACAAAACGAGACTTTAGTTAGAGGATTAACAAATCGACATATACAATTAATTGCCCTTGGAGGTGCCATAGGAACCGGATTATTTCTGGGAATCGGGCCGGCAGCGGTATTGGCTGGACCTTCAGTGATTTTAGGGTATGCCTTAGCAGGTATCATTGCCTTTTTTATCATGCGTCAGCTTGGTGAAATGGTAGTTCAGGAACCTGTATCGGGAAGTTTTAGTCACTTTGCCTATAAATATTGGGGAAATTTTCCAGGTTTTGCCTCAGGCTGGAACTACTGGATTCTTTATATTCTTGTAAGTATGGCCGAGCTTACTGCCATTGGTCATTATATTCACTTTTGGTGGCCGGAAATACCACTCTGGGTGTCCAGTTTATTCTTTTTTATAGTCATCACTGCACTTAACCTTGCTTCTGTAAAGGTGTATGGAGAAACTGAATTCTGGTTTTCCATTATTAAAGTGATTGCAATCATTGCAATGATTGTTTTCGGGGTTTATCTGTTGATTAGCGGAACCGGAGGAGAAAAAGCTACCGTTTCAAATTTATGGAATGACGGTGGATTTTTTCCGAAAGGACTATTTAATAAAACTGAAACCGGATTTTCCGGATTATTTGCGGCAATGGCCATGATTATGTTCTCTTTCGGAGGATTGGAGCTCATCGGGATTACTGCTGCTGAAGCTAAGAACCCTGAAAAGACAATTCCACAGGCTACCAATCAGGTAATCTACAGAATTCTGATTTTCTATGTAGGAGCCTTAGTAATTCTTTTCTCATTAAGCCCTTGGAGAGAGATTACAGAAGGTTCAAGCCCGTTTGTAATGGTATTTCAGAATCTAAATGGATTAGAATTCAGTCTTTTCGGTAAAGTGATTCAATTCAATACTTTGATTGCGAATGTTCTTAATCTTATTGTATTAACTGCCGCTTTATCTGTATATAACAGCAGTGTTTACAGCAATAGCCGTATGCTTTTCGGATTGGCTCAACAAGGAAATGCTCCTAAGTTTCTGAAGAAATTGAATAACAACTCAGTTCCTATTAACGCGATCATTGTTTCATCATGTTTTGCAGGAATCTGTATTATCATTAATAAACTGGTGCCGGAAAAAGCGTTTCAGTATTTGATGGCTCTTGTGGTGTCTACATTAATTATCAATTGGCTGATGATATGCTATACCCATTTGAAATTTAAAAAATCAATCACTAAAGAAGGAATTCAATCAAAGTTTCCATCGATATTTTACCCAATATCCAATTACATTTGTATTGCGTTTTTAGTATTGATTTTAGGGTTAATGAGCATTACAGGAATGGAAATCCAGGTGATCCTGATTCCAATTTGGATAGGATTTCTATTCGCCATGTATAAATTATATAAACCAAATTAA
- a CDS encoding gliding motility protein GldB-related protein yields the protein MKRLFCLLLTCLFSVLAVAQKHDFNTYIETSDIRNFWTAYDEVEKFNNPEEKIFTFQKLYVDKATPGLKDFVQSRNFTSEQWIESFESKPKFWKSIRSKTEQIQKDFKNIESLYQNFSWLYADFSPPKIYFTMGNLKGGGTVINGNLIIGSELAASDKTVDYSELSKNYQDRMKINSGIIFLTAHELVHTQQNLRGTKTNLLGLCLKEGSADFIAELLTGKKVEAPYIDYGMHHQDSLWNDFQKEMKADNFQNWLSNTAVIKDRPADLGYFMGYIITKRFYERSGNKKLAINTIMNLDLSNTTETEKFLDKSGYKTEAK from the coding sequence ATGAAACGTTTATTCTGTCTGCTGCTCACTTGCCTGTTTTCAGTTTTGGCTGTTGCTCAGAAGCATGATTTTAATACTTATATTGAGACTTCCGATATCCGGAATTTCTGGACAGCCTATGATGAGGTTGAGAAGTTTAATAATCCGGAAGAAAAGATATTCACATTTCAAAAGTTATATGTTGATAAAGCAACTCCCGGTTTAAAAGATTTTGTTCAATCAAGGAACTTTACTTCTGAGCAATGGATTGAATCTTTTGAATCAAAGCCAAAATTCTGGAAATCTATCAGAAGTAAAACAGAGCAAATTCAAAAAGATTTTAAAAATATAGAAAGCCTTTATCAAAATTTCAGTTGGTTATATGCTGATTTTTCACCACCTAAGATTTATTTTACGATGGGAAACCTTAAAGGTGGCGGAACAGTAATCAACGGGAATCTTATCATAGGTTCTGAACTGGCTGCTTCAGATAAGACAGTGGACTATTCTGAGCTGTCCAAAAACTATCAGGACAGGATGAAGATCAATTCAGGAATTATTTTTCTTACTGCCCATGAACTGGTCCATACTCAACAAAATTTAAGAGGAACAAAAACCAATTTATTAGGGCTTTGCTTGAAAGAGGGATCTGCAGATTTTATAGCAGAGCTATTAACCGGGAAAAAAGTTGAAGCTCCTTATATAGATTATGGAATGCATCATCAAGATTCTCTGTGGAATGATTTTCAAAAAGAAATGAAAGCTGATAATTTTCAAAACTGGTTATCCAATACTGCTGTCATCAAAGACAGACCTGCGGATCTGGGATATTTTATGGGATATATCATCACCAAAAGATTTTATGAAAGATCTGGAAATAAAAAATTGGCGATCAATACTATCATGAATCTGGATTTAAGTAATACAACTGAAACAGAGAAATTTTTAGATAAGTCAGGATATAAAACTGAAGCAAAGTAA
- a CDS encoding AraC family transcriptional regulator, whose amino-acid sequence MQVNFNEIQKIIDHIEANFDREVTAHEIESMSHYSYRNFQRIFFKLFNETISGFQKRLRLENAYKKLIYTEDSLSEIAWQVGYFNIQSFSKAFKKQYSISPAEARKQKQDVFKEFIENHDTDLKIEIKYKDTVSVYCKFIKAKNYNNQEIDALWKEIEPDAEIFEAAYGIIRDQPLITSHSHCRYGAAVITDEEIKGLVKSEIFGGKYAKFTHHGLYGNILETYRSFYQSWLSGKQFLLDNSDVIEEYENAEVTHIYFPLYE is encoded by the coding sequence ATGCAGGTTAATTTTAATGAGATACAAAAAATTATCGACCATATTGAAGCCAATTTTGATAGGGAAGTAACTGCTCATGAGATAGAATCAATGTCTCATTATTCTTACCGTAATTTTCAACGCATTTTTTTTAAACTTTTTAATGAAACGATTTCCGGGTTTCAAAAACGTCTGCGTTTGGAGAACGCCTATAAAAAACTGATCTATACAGAAGATAGTCTTTCTGAAATAGCATGGCAGGTGGGATATTTTAATATTCAATCCTTTTCAAAGGCATTTAAAAAACAATATTCTATTTCTCCGGCAGAAGCAAGGAAACAGAAACAGGATGTCTTCAAAGAATTTATAGAGAACCATGATACAGATCTGAAAATTGAGATCAAATATAAAGATACAGTATCCGTTTATTGTAAATTTATAAAAGCTAAAAATTATAATAATCAGGAAATTGATGCATTATGGAAAGAAATTGAACCGGATGCTGAGATATTTGAAGCCGCTTATGGAATCATCCGTGACCAACCTCTGATAACCAGTCATTCACACTGTAGATATGGTGCGGCAGTAATCACAGATGAAGAGATTAAAGGATTGGTAAAAAGCGAAATTTTTGGTGGGAAATATGCAAAGTTCACCCACCATGGCCTTTATGGAAATATTTTGGAGACTTATCGTTCATTCTATCAATCATGGCTTTCCGGGAAGCAGTTTTTGTTGGATAATTCCGATGTTATTGAAGAGTATGAAAACGCAGAGGTTACTCATATTTATTTTCCATTGTATGAGTAA
- a CDS encoding agmatine deiminase family protein — MNKLFTLTFILGFMYTMGQTYHFPEESSLHEGTWLQWPHHYQHGNTYRERVEKTWVDMTKALQSGEKVHIIAYNEDEKKRIIKILEENKIPMKNVDFRIYPTDDVWIRDNGPIFVNDNKGNVLIEDWGFNGWGEKFDFENCDEIPQRIGTDLGVKVINLNEEMVNEGGSVETDGNGVLMACKSSVISQKKGATRNKGITQEEAEEMFETYYGVSKVIWLDGVTGLDVTDMHIDGFMKFVNASTMITMNEDDLLELGLSDKDINTLYTASNTEGKEYKKVYLPATKNKVKTAYGKQLDEKGSYVNYYVANTVVLVPNYGDPNDQVANQIIQKQYPGRKVIGIDVRNLYENGGMVHCVTQQQPAGKLMK; from the coding sequence ATGAACAAATTATTCACACTTACTTTTATATTAGGTTTTATGTATACTATGGGACAAACCTATCATTTTCCTGAAGAATCTTCACTGCACGAAGGAACCTGGCTTCAATGGCCTCATCATTACCAGCATGGTAATACGTACCGTGAAAGAGTAGAAAAGACCTGGGTTGATATGACAAAAGCATTACAGTCAGGGGAAAAGGTCCATATTATTGCTTATAATGAGGATGAGAAAAAAAGGATCATCAAGATTTTAGAAGAAAATAAGATTCCGATGAAGAATGTGGATTTTAGAATTTATCCTACTGATGATGTATGGATCAGGGATAACGGACCGATCTTCGTAAATGATAATAAAGGAAATGTATTGATTGAAGATTGGGGATTCAATGGCTGGGGCGAAAAGTTTGACTTTGAAAATTGTGATGAAATTCCACAACGCATAGGGACAGATCTCGGAGTAAAGGTTATTAATTTGAATGAAGAAATGGTTAACGAAGGCGGATCAGTAGAAACAGATGGAAACGGAGTTCTGATGGCTTGTAAAAGTTCAGTAATCAGCCAGAAGAAAGGAGCTACTAGAAATAAAGGGATTACACAGGAAGAAGCTGAAGAAATGTTTGAAACCTATTATGGAGTATCTAAAGTGATATGGCTGGATGGTGTTACCGGATTAGATGTTACAGATATGCATATTGATGGTTTCATGAAGTTTGTCAACGCATCTACGATGATAACCATGAATGAGGATGACCTTTTAGAACTTGGACTTTCCGATAAAGATATTAATACACTTTATACTGCTTCTAATACTGAAGGGAAAGAGTACAAGAAAGTATATTTGCCCGCTACTAAAAATAAAGTAAAGACAGCTTATGGTAAACAGCTGGATGAAAAAGGGTCTTACGTTAATTATTATGTTGCCAACACCGTAGTTTTAGTTCCTAATTATGGAGATCCTAATGACCAGGTAGCTAATCAGATTATTCAGAAGCAATATCCTGGCAGAAAAGTAATAGGGATAGATGTAAGAAACTTATATGAAAATGGTGGTATGGTACACTGTGTTACTCAACAGCAGCCTGCAGGAAAGTTGATGAAGTAA